In a genomic window of Natranaerovirga pectinivora:
- a CDS encoding PBSX family phage terminase large subunit, which yields MYYPHLQEYDKRFNVYYGGGGSGKSHFVVQKMIYKYLKYPNRKCLVVRKIGSTLRESIYALFKSVISDWELYEQVEFRETVLSITFPNGSQFIFKPLDDPEKIKSITNIDDIVIEEATELTQEDFSQLNLRLRSKNPYNQIHLMYNPVSKSNWVYDYWHCRELDPKTTMLLHTTYKDNRFLPDDYIQTLEKMKETDYTYYKIYALGEFATLDKLIFTNWKIDDFDYLQLIRENPNIKALFGIDFGYTNDASALVCVLADEENKKLYIFDEFQQRGMLNNQLADTIINMGYGKEVIIGDSSEPKSIEEIRSYGVPRIRGAKKGNDSILNGIQFLQQFEIIVHSKCVHIAEELQNYTWQKDKNGIYFNKPIDKYNHGIDALRYAVEEIRGESRKIKLLNRALLGL from the coding sequence GTGTATTATCCTCATCTACAAGAATATGACAAGCGTTTCAATGTCTATTATGGTGGTGGTGGATCAGGTAAATCACATTTTGTTGTACAAAAAATGATATATAAATATTTAAAATATCCTAATAGAAAATGCTTAGTAGTTCGTAAAATAGGAAGCACACTTAGAGAATCTATCTATGCATTATTCAAGTCTGTAATATCTGATTGGGAACTCTATGAGCAAGTAGAATTTAGGGAAACGGTATTAAGTATTACATTTCCTAATGGTAGTCAATTTATTTTTAAACCACTGGATGATCCAGAGAAAATAAAATCAATAACTAACATTGATGATATTGTTATAGAGGAAGCTACAGAGTTAACTCAAGAGGATTTTAGTCAACTTAATTTAAGGTTACGTTCAAAGAATCCATATAATCAAATACACTTGATGTACAATCCAGTCTCTAAAAGTAATTGGGTATATGATTATTGGCATTGTAGAGAACTAGATCCTAAAACAACGATGTTATTACATACTACATATAAAGATAATAGGTTTCTTCCTGATGATTATATTCAAACATTGGAAAAAATGAAGGAAACGGACTATACATATTATAAAATTTATGCACTTGGTGAGTTTGCTACATTAGACAAGTTGATCTTTACAAATTGGAAAATAGATGACTTTGATTATCTTCAATTAATAAGAGAAAACCCAAACATTAAAGCTTTATTCGGAATCGATTTTGGATACACCAACGATGCCTCGGCACTGGTGTGTGTATTAGCAGATGAAGAAAACAAGAAGTTATATATATTTGATGAGTTCCAACAAAGAGGTATGCTTAATAACCAACTAGCAGATACCATAATTAATATGGGATATGGTAAGGAAGTTATTATTGGGGATAGTTCAGAACCTAAAAGTATTGAGGAGATAAGAAGTTATGGTGTACCAAGAATTAGAGGTGCAAAGAAAGGAAATGACTCTATACTTAATGGTATACAGTTCTTGCAACAGTTTGAAATTATAGTCCATTCAAAATGTGTACATATAGCAGAAGAATTACAAAATTATACTTGGCAAAAAGATAAAAATGGAATTTATTTTAATAAGCCAATTGATAAATATAATCATGGAATTGATGCACTTAGGTATGCGGTAGAAGAAATTAGGGGCGAAAGTAGAAAAATAAAGTTACTAAACAGAGCTTTATTAGGATTATAG
- a CDS encoding phage portal protein, translated as MTQQDLILLCLKEHKKELPRYTKMRDYYDYKHDILYNYPEMSKRNNLKVIKNFIQLFCDQEVIYTVGNDLTYISKKGDKEEINAIDYNLAHWNKKHDQQVLLEAEIYGESYELFYVNNDLEFCSRILNPTNSFCLRNEKGEVELFIHMWSTRFTNEKFIDVYDNDKITQYKFVDNEDLIFISEKEHMFRTVPVGVCTIKQTIYNKIKILNDSYNQLVSDQINMLSDLRQAYLVFTGVDIGEEQAKEIRELGIIVLPHDGKAEFLVQNVQDQHVKNMIERILDDIHQMGNSPDLNQELHSNLSGHALRNRLLACELRCNDVADSLINCVTTRVKFLFQFLKLTENKDYSYKDIHIRYTPNIPNDIVGLSDAVSKLKDIFPHETLMELFSFAENPSLLMEKKRKEQEMEYSIELDKLKIGNEELGEDND; from the coding sequence TTGACACAACAAGATTTAATATTATTGTGCTTAAAAGAGCATAAAAAGGAATTACCTAGATATACAAAGATGCGAGATTATTACGATTATAAGCATGACATTCTTTACAATTATCCTGAAATGTCAAAGAGAAATAACTTAAAAGTTATTAAAAATTTTATACAGTTATTTTGTGATCAAGAGGTAATATATACAGTTGGAAATGATTTGACGTATATATCTAAAAAAGGTGATAAAGAAGAGATTAATGCTATAGATTATAATCTTGCACATTGGAATAAGAAACATGACCAACAAGTTTTACTTGAAGCAGAGATTTATGGTGAGAGTTATGAACTTTTTTATGTAAACAATGACCTAGAATTTTGCAGTAGAATACTTAATCCAACTAACTCTTTTTGTTTAAGAAATGAAAAGGGAGAAGTTGAGTTGTTTATTCATATGTGGAGTACTAGATTTACAAATGAAAAATTTATTGATGTATATGATAATGATAAAATTACTCAATACAAATTTGTAGATAATGAAGATTTAATTTTTATAAGTGAAAAAGAACATATGTTTAGAACTGTTCCAGTTGGGGTATGTACTATTAAACAAACTATATATAACAAAATAAAAATATTAAACGATAGTTATAACCAACTAGTTTCAGACCAAATCAATATGTTAAGTGATTTAAGACAAGCATACCTTGTGTTTACTGGTGTAGATATCGGTGAAGAACAAGCCAAAGAAATACGTGAGTTAGGTATTATTGTATTACCTCACGATGGAAAGGCTGAATTTTTGGTACAGAATGTTCAAGATCAACATGTTAAAAATATGATTGAAAGAATACTAGATGATATTCACCAAATGGGAAATAGTCCAGATTTGAATCAAGAACTTCATAGTAATTTAAGCGGACACGCATTAAGGAATAGGCTTCTAGCTTGTGAGTTACGTTGTAATGATGTTGCAGATAGTTTGATTAATTGTGTGACTACTAGAGTAAAGTTTTTATTCCAGTTTTTAAAACTAACTGAAAACAAGGATTACTCATATAAAGATATACATATTCGATATACGCCAAATATTCCAAACGATATTGTGGGATTATCGGACGCAGTCTCTAAGTTAAAAGACATATTCCCACACGAAACATTAATGGAATTATTCTCTTTTGCAGAAAATCCATCTTTACTTATGGAAAAGAAACGCAAAGAGCAAGAGATGGAGTATTCTATTGAACTTGACAAACTAAAAATAGGCAATGAAGAGCTAGGTGAGGACAATGACTAG
- a CDS encoding minor capsid protein, whose protein sequence is MTRLEREILNIKRDTEKIAEKDIKRLAREYKKSLADIRAIVLQVYTKYSDDDGELNISNAQLINEMNRLDKVLEREARRIGLLEVGLVTALLTTTYKHSYYKTAYTLDKGIELGVNYRVLRPEFIERAINVPIEGYMYSDRIWLNKEVMMQRLRRDLINHMQSGTSVEKLSRKLSKDLGSDYYNSYRLIRNETARVQSEAQEQIYQDSDSVQSLLFDATLDDRTTELCQGLHGTVYRKDEPHPKIPDDTHIQCRSAYIPIVEGWNPTKKRDNLSKQNIDYPSNFEDWKRSNSIE, encoded by the coding sequence ATGACTAGGTTAGAAAGAGAAATACTTAATATAAAACGTGATACAGAAAAAATTGCAGAAAAAGATATTAAAAGATTGGCTAGGGAATATAAAAAGTCACTAGCTGATATACGTGCAATAGTATTACAAGTTTATACTAAGTATTCAGATGATGATGGCGAACTTAATATAAGTAATGCCCAACTCATAAATGAAATGAATAGACTAGATAAAGTACTTGAAAGAGAGGCTAGGCGTATAGGATTATTAGAAGTTGGCTTAGTAACTGCATTATTAACAACTACATATAAACATTCCTACTATAAAACTGCATACACGTTAGATAAAGGAATAGAGCTAGGTGTTAATTATAGAGTGCTTAGACCAGAATTTATTGAAAGAGCTATCAATGTTCCTATAGAGGGCTATATGTATAGTGACAGAATATGGTTAAATAAAGAGGTTATGATGCAGAGGTTAAGACGAGATTTAATTAATCATATGCAAAGTGGAACAAGTGTAGAAAAATTAAGCAGGAAATTATCTAAGGACTTGGGATCTGACTATTATAATAGTTATAGACTTATTAGAAATGAGACTGCAAGAGTCCAATCGGAAGCACAAGAGCAAATATATCAAGATAGTGATTCAGTACAATCATTACTTTTTGATGCTACGCTTGATGATCGTACCACTGAATTGTGTCAGGGGCTTCATGGAACTGTTTATCGAAAAGATGAGCCTCATCCTAAAATACCTGATGATACACATATACAATGTCGGTCGGCTTATATACCAATTGTAGAAGGTTGGAATCCAACTAAAAAAAGAGATAATCTATCTAAGCAAAACATTGATTATCCTAGTAACTTTGAGGATTGGAAAAGAAGTAATAGTATTGAATAA
- a CDS encoding DUF4355 domain-containing protein produces MELNLEQVQEFIETNKDNEEVKSYIGGFITSDGVESFLDNEEGKKVLQPKLDKHFSKGLETWKANNLEKLLDEEIKKRFPEADPKDVELQKLQVEIEKMKQEKQRETITNKAIKIANEKKIPLDMVDFLIGSDEESTIVNIEKLESILDGYIQEEVKKRIGKDTYTPPASGSEKALTLEQIESMSQEEINKNWEAVQRVLQNK; encoded by the coding sequence ATGGAATTAAACTTAGAACAAGTACAAGAATTTATTGAAACAAACAAAGATAATGAAGAAGTTAAAAGCTATATTGGAGGTTTTATAACATCCGATGGAGTAGAAAGCTTCTTGGATAATGAAGAAGGTAAAAAGGTATTACAACCTAAACTGGATAAGCATTTTAGTAAGGGGTTAGAAACTTGGAAAGCTAATAATTTAGAAAAATTGTTAGATGAAGAGATTAAAAAGAGATTCCCTGAGGCTGATCCTAAAGATGTAGAATTACAAAAGTTGCAAGTAGAAATTGAAAAAATGAAACAGGAAAAACAAAGAGAAACTATCACTAATAAAGCAATAAAAATTGCTAATGAAAAGAAGATTCCTTTAGATATGGTAGACTTCTTAATTGGTTCAGATGAAGAATCAACTATTGTAAATATTGAAAAGTTAGAGAGTATTTTAGATGGTTATATTCAGGAAGAGGTAAAGAAAAGAATTGGAAAAGATACATATACACCTCCTGCAAGTGGAAGTGAGAAAGCTCTAACATTAGAACAAATTGAAAGTATGTCTCAAGAGGAAATTAATAAAAATTGGGAAGCAGTTCAAAGAGTACTACAAAATAAGTAG
- a CDS encoding phage major capsid protein codes for MGVTKFIPTIWSARLNESLKKSLVFGNVVNTDYEGEIKGQGSTVNINTIGAITIGKYDKQNGVGTPEELDASQMKLEITEQDFFNFVVHDVDQAQANVNLLDGAMKEAAYGMADVMDQYIASLYTEVKAGNTIGNDTTPIVPTKDNAYDYLVDLGVMLSENNVPKQDRFVVVPEFFYGLLQKDPRFTKDSSVLATGYIGDVNGMRVYTSNNLPNDNSTKYKVIAGHRMAISFAQQVDQIEAYRPEKGFGDAVKGLQVYGAKVIKPEALAVMTVNKN; via the coding sequence ATGGGAGTAACAAAATTTATACCAACTATTTGGAGTGCAAGATTAAATGAAAGTTTAAAGAAGTCTTTAGTATTTGGAAATGTAGTAAATACAGATTATGAAGGAGAAATTAAAGGGCAAGGTTCTACAGTTAACATTAATACTATTGGTGCTATTACCATTGGAAAATATGATAAGCAAAATGGAGTAGGTACACCAGAAGAATTAGATGCTAGCCAAATGAAATTAGAAATTACGGAACAAGACTTCTTTAATTTTGTGGTACACGATGTAGACCAAGCACAAGCTAATGTTAATTTATTAGATGGTGCAATGAAAGAAGCAGCTTATGGAATGGCTGATGTAATGGATCAATACATAGCAAGTCTTTATACAGAAGTTAAAGCAGGTAATACAATCGGTAATGATACAACTCCAATTGTACCTACTAAGGATAATGCTTATGACTATTTAGTAGATTTAGGAGTTATGTTATCTGAAAACAATGTACCTAAACAAGATAGATTTGTTGTAGTACCTGAGTTTTTCTATGGTTTATTACAAAAAGACCCAAGATTTACAAAAGATTCTAGTGTATTAGCTACTGGATATATTGGAGATGTAAATGGAATGAGAGTTTACACTTCTAATAACTTACCAAATGATAACAGTACTAAATACAAAGTAATTGCAGGTCACAGAATGGCAATTTCTTTCGCTCAACAAGTAGACCAAATTGAAGCATACAGACCAGAAAAAGGTTTTGGGGATGCAGTTAAAGGTTTACAAGTTTATGGTGCTAAAGTAATTAAGCCTGAAGCATTAGCTGTAATGACAGTAAATAAGAACTAG
- a CDS encoding phage head-tail connector protein produces MLELLRDLLELEADEVKESILNLYIDKAEKAIKNYSWLDEIPEELNNSVVELASYFYKNKDSLGIVQQTQGSRNQTNVDGIPKSILCNLPLPRVRMM; encoded by the coding sequence ATGTTAGAGTTATTAAGAGATTTGCTAGAATTAGAAGCAGATGAGGTAAAAGAATCTATATTAAATTTGTATATAGATAAAGCAGAAAAAGCAATCAAAAACTATTCTTGGTTAGATGAGATTCCAGAGGAATTAAATAATTCTGTTGTAGAGTTGGCGTCTTACTTCTATAAAAATAAAGATAGTTTAGGTATTGTTCAACAAACACAAGGTAGTAGAAATCAAACTAATGTTGATGGTATACCAAAATCTATTCTTTGTAATTTACCATTACCAAGAGTTAGAATGATGTAA
- a CDS encoding phage tail tape measure protein, whose product MATIELAKYVAPIDLDDSGLMKGLDRSDKQLNNKMGNLSKWLKISVAGGIAAVGTAIAGTVASGVKATNKLDEELSKFKATTGATADEVEAIRKLSQDLYKVNTDSMEDIVATSEALKQSMGLTVDEIGKYQQSYMDYAKVTGQANDKVVKDIAQVGRAWGLTAEESVGSLDMLKKSAQDFGTDLGSVQKALQDVAPSAKALGLNIEETNGFMNMMAKAGLDANQSISAFNNAARQVESPEEFRRMLKDIQAIEDPTERAQKAVELFGSRAGVAMSNVLDGTNDLDAFIVTMQEAEGTVNSASNAFDSNFNVQWDLAKKQVGGLVQELGEKFMPVVNDVLKWFIDSMPKIVGIIEKSIDFIGMILNPFIELIRFVISIFQDLELSTSDSFGGIRDTISGVIESITNIISIFIEMASAFWDKWGKDILEFTQRYFGLIKENIESVLNIIKGVFDFFTALFKGDWEGMGQALLNITKNIWKLIENTFKIAIESIKLVLKIAIDTFKTLAKAIMNGLWDGLKFVWNTTIQWFEDIFTNLFSWFRGLGSTFVQIGKDMFNSIWEGMKSIWTGLKNWVSNTISWLTDKLFFWRKSKSEIDSSQAEVNAKTTTNTTSGMSVPAYASGASLIKNDGLALIHKGEAVVPAYANPWNPSNKNGSLGGSKVEMNIDSLLTINGNVDESIMPQLERFGKKLKNEVFATINNNLKKKGF is encoded by the coding sequence ATGGCTACTATAGAATTAGCAAAATATGTTGCTCCCATAGATTTAGATGATAGTGGATTGATGAAGGGGTTAGATAGGAGCGACAAGCAACTTAATAATAAAATGGGAAACTTGTCAAAATGGTTAAAAATATCAGTTGCAGGTGGTATTGCGGCAGTAGGAACTGCAATAGCAGGTACAGTTGCAAGTGGTGTAAAAGCTACAAATAAACTTGATGAAGAACTAAGTAAGTTTAAAGCAACTACAGGTGCTACCGCTGATGAGGTTGAGGCTATTAGAAAGTTATCACAAGATTTATATAAGGTGAATACAGATAGTATGGAAGACATAGTTGCAACTAGTGAAGCCTTAAAGCAATCTATGGGATTAACTGTAGATGAAATAGGGAAATACCAACAGAGTTATATGGATTATGCTAAGGTAACAGGACAAGCGAATGACAAGGTAGTAAAGGATATAGCTCAAGTCGGTAGGGCATGGGGGTTAACGGCTGAAGAGTCAGTTGGTTCATTAGATATGTTAAAGAAATCGGCTCAAGATTTTGGAACTGACTTAGGTAGTGTACAGAAAGCATTACAAGATGTTGCTCCAAGTGCTAAAGCATTAGGTTTAAACATTGAAGAGACTAATGGCTTTATGAACATGATGGCTAAAGCTGGACTAGATGCAAATCAATCAATATCTGCTTTTAATAATGCAGCTAGACAAGTAGAAAGTCCTGAAGAGTTTAGAAGAATGCTTAAAGATATCCAGGCTATAGAAGATCCTACAGAAAGAGCACAAAAAGCAGTAGAATTATTTGGCTCAAGAGCAGGTGTTGCAATGTCTAATGTGTTAGATGGAACTAATGATTTAGATGCTTTTATTGTAACTATGCAAGAAGCAGAAGGTACTGTTAATAGTGCAAGTAATGCCTTTGATAGTAACTTCAATGTACAGTGGGATTTGGCTAAAAAACAAGTAGGTGGATTGGTACAAGAATTAGGCGAAAAGTTTATGCCAGTGGTAAATGATGTTTTAAAGTGGTTCATAGACAGTATGCCTAAAATAGTTGGAATCATAGAGAAAAGTATAGATTTTATAGGTATGATCCTTAATCCGTTCATTGAATTGATAAGATTTGTTATTAGTATATTTCAGGATTTAGAGTTATCGACAAGTGATTCGTTTGGTGGTATTAGAGATACTATCTCAGGAGTTATCGAAAGTATTACTAATATAATATCTATATTTATTGAAATGGCTTCTGCATTTTGGGATAAGTGGGGAAAAGACATATTAGAATTTACTCAAAGGTATTTTGGATTAATAAAAGAAAACATAGAGAGTGTTCTTAATATAATTAAGGGTGTTTTTGACTTTTTTACTGCATTGTTCAAAGGTGACTGGGAAGGAATGGGACAAGCCTTACTGAATATCACCAAGAATATATGGAAGTTAATAGAAAATACCTTTAAGATAGCTATCGAATCAATAAAATTGGTACTTAAAATTGCAATAGACACCTTCAAAACACTTGCAAAAGCTATTATGAATGGTTTGTGGGATGGCTTGAAATTTGTGTGGAATACTACAATTCAATGGTTTGAGGATATTTTTACAAACTTATTTTCTTGGTTTAGGGGACTAGGTAGTACTTTTGTACAAATAGGAAAGGATATGTTCAATAGTATATGGGAAGGAATGAAGTCTATATGGACAGGACTCAAAAACTGGGTATCTAATACTATTAGTTGGCTGACAGATAAATTATTCTTTTGGCGTAAAAGCAAGAGTGAAATAGATAGTAGTCAAGCTGAAGTAAATGCAAAAACTACTACAAATACTACTAGTGGAATGAGCGTACCAGCTTATGCAAGTGGAGCTTCATTAATAAAAAATGATGGTTTAGCATTAATACATAAAGGTGAGGCAGTTGTACCTGCGTATGCAAATCCATGGAATCCAAGTAATAAGAATGGATCGCTAGGTGGATCTAAAGTTGAGATGAATATTGATAGTTTACTAACGATAAATGGTAATGTAGATGAATCAATTATGCCTCAATTAGAACGATTTGGAAAAAAATTAAAGAATGAAGTTTTTGCTACTATAAATAATAATCTAAAGAAAAAAGGCTTTTAG
- a CDS encoding recombinase family protein yields the protein MKVVAYCRVSTNSEDQLNSLENQKNHYTKLFEKENLDVADCGMLYKKSGEKSFLYGIYADEGLSGAKDYEKREAFKKMIEDAKKGYFNKIYVKNVQRFTRYIKDGSSVLKELKKYDVEVFFEDGSLSSLNPSHELFINMFTITAQEESRIKGAAVQFGIRESQKKGKWTGGVHPFGYDLVKGYLHINNEESEIVKVIYDMYLNKGSGYQSIARYLNDDLKVTTKLGKQWSTKQIGSMLKNPLYKGVQRTHMTYVDDINSGTVKKVPEDKWIVHYKEELKIIDSEVWELTQRELAKRKKMHKDKVRPSNKHLLSNLLVCPKCGVGLRRKKRKAYVRKDGTSRDLGYEWRCTMNDRYGKSRCENNNMVIEKEIIENVKNKVIELKENKQKIDEKIMDVIKAKFNPNVDEEIKKILVEKEDINKQEMTNLNLLTKGIIDEKQFQKQNDELQKQLKENEYKHNKLLRLDEEVKELKFNYKQYINLLDSVDVNNLDNATLKKLIISVYVFASNKKAIETKFNLNLADEIPFYII from the coding sequence ATGAAAGTAGTTGCTTATTGTAGAGTATCAACAAATAGTGAAGATCAATTAAATTCATTAGAAAATCAAAAAAACCATTATACAAAACTATTTGAAAAAGAGAATTTAGATGTGGCTGATTGCGGTATGCTATATAAAAAAAGCGGTGAAAAATCTTTCTTATATGGTATATATGCAGACGAAGGCTTGAGTGGAGCAAAGGACTATGAAAAGAGAGAAGCTTTTAAAAAAATGATAGAAGATGCTAAAAAAGGCTACTTCAATAAAATATACGTAAAAAATGTTCAAAGATTTACAAGATATATAAAAGATGGTAGTAGTGTTCTAAAAGAATTAAAAAAATATGATGTTGAAGTATTTTTTGAAGATGGTTCTTTGTCATCATTAAATCCATCACACGAGTTATTTATTAATATGTTTACTATTACTGCACAAGAAGAAAGTAGAATTAAAGGGGCGGCAGTACAATTTGGAATAAGAGAAAGTCAAAAAAAGGGCAAGTGGACAGGTGGAGTTCATCCATTTGGTTATGATTTAGTAAAGGGATATTTGCATATTAATAATGAAGAAAGTGAAATAGTAAAAGTAATTTATGATATGTATCTCAATAAAGGATCAGGCTATCAGAGCATTGCAAGATACTTAAATGATGACTTAAAAGTAACTACCAAACTAGGTAAACAATGGAGTACAAAGCAGATAGGCTCTATGTTAAAAAATCCATTATATAAGGGTGTTCAACGTACTCATATGACTTATGTTGACGATATTAATTCAGGTACTGTAAAGAAAGTTCCTGAAGATAAGTGGATTGTGCATTACAAAGAAGAACTTAAAATAATAGATAGTGAAGTGTGGGAATTAACTCAACGTGAATTAGCTAAGAGAAAGAAAATGCATAAAGATAAAGTTAGACCTTCAAACAAACACTTGTTATCCAACTTATTAGTCTGTCCTAAATGTGGTGTTGGTTTGAGAAGAAAAAAGAGAAAAGCTTATGTAAGAAAGGATGGGACAAGTAGAGATTTAGGTTATGAGTGGCGTTGTACGATGAACGATAGATATGGTAAAAGTAGATGTGAAAACAATAATATGGTTATAGAAAAAGAAATTATTGAAAACGTCAAAAATAAAGTTATAGAATTAAAAGAAAACAAACAAAAAATTGATGAAAAAATTATGGATGTAATTAAGGCTAAATTCAATCCTAATGTTGATGAAGAAATTAAAAAGATATTAGTGGAAAAAGAGGATATTAATAAGCAAGAAATGACTAATTTAAACTTATTAACAAAAGGAATTATAGATGAAAAACAATTTCAAAAGCAAAATGATGAATTACAAAAGCAGCTTAAAGAAAATGAATATAAACATAATAAACTATTACGCTTAGATGAAGAGGTAAAAGAGCTAAAGTTTAATTATAAGCAATACATTAATTTATTAGATAGTGTAGATGTGAATAATTTGGATAATGCAACTCTAAAAAAGTTAATTATTAGTGTTTATGTATTTGCAAGTAACAAAAAAGCTATAGAAACTAAGTTTAATTTAAACTTAGCTGATGAAATACCATTTTATATTATTTAA
- a CDS encoding ATP-binding protein yields the protein MVTLSNSALTGGGKIPKPGEISLAHLGVLFLDELPEFQKNVLEVMRQPLEDGQVTISRVNATLTYPSNFMLVSSMNPCPCGYYPNIDKCSCTPPQIRRYLNKISGPLLDRIDIHIEASNIQYNELNEFVKNETSKEIKERVKKAQQIQKNRYLNKTKGEGYFNANLHISNIEKYCVLGIEEKEIVKQAFQTLNLSARAYHRILKVARTIADLENSEDIKVNHLSEAIQYRTLDRKYWD from the coding sequence ATAGTAACCCTTTCAAATTCGGCTTTAACTGGCGGAGGTAAAATTCCAAAACCAGGTGAAATAAGCTTGGCACATTTAGGTGTGCTTTTTTTAGATGAGTTACCTGAATTTCAAAAGAATGTTCTAGAGGTTATGAGACAACCATTAGAAGACGGTCAAGTAACCATTTCTAGAGTGAATGCCACATTAACTTACCCTTCAAATTTTATGCTTGTTTCCTCAATGAACCCTTGTCCATGTGGTTATTATCCTAATATTGATAAATGCAGTTGTACACCACCACAAATTAGAAGATATTTAAACAAAATAAGTGGGCCCTTATTAGATAGAATAGACATACATATTGAAGCTTCTAATATACAATATAATGAATTGAATGAATTTGTAAAAAATGAGACCTCAAAAGAAATTAAGGAAAGGGTTAAAAAAGCTCAACAAATACAAAAAAATCGTTATCTAAATAAAACAAAGGGAGAAGGGTATTTTAATGCTAATCTACATATTAGTAATATAGAGAAATACTGTGTTCTTGGAATAGAAGAAAAAGAAATAGTAAAACAAGCCTTTCAAACATTAAATTTAAGTGCAAGGGCTTACCATAGAATTCTTAAAGTGGCTAGAACCATAGCTGACTTAGAAAATAGTGAAGATATAAAAGTAAATCATTTAAGTGAAGCAATACAATATAGAACATTGGATCGTAAATATTGGGATTAA